From Streptomyces sp. NBC_01460, a single genomic window includes:
- a CDS encoding carboxymuconolactone decarboxylase family protein, translating to MTTRMNHPAFVVPGAIDALVALGKASKEAGVPVRLLELLHLRASQINGDSANVDRHPRLARAAGEDSEERLLAVASWRNTPYFTEAERAALALTEAVTLIGNEKDPVPDEVWAEATKHFKDQELGAILLSVGTVNLWNRLHVAIRQQADPTS from the coding sequence ATGACCACTCGCATGAACCACCCGGCCTTCGTCGTCCCCGGCGCCATAGACGCCCTGGTGGCTCTGGGCAAGGCGTCCAAGGAGGCCGGCGTGCCGGTCAGGCTGCTCGAGCTGCTCCATCTGCGAGCCAGCCAGATCAACGGGGACAGCGCCAACGTCGACCGGCACCCGCGACTGGCCAGGGCCGCGGGCGAGGACTCCGAGGAACGGCTGCTCGCCGTGGCCTCCTGGCGGAACACGCCCTACTTCACCGAGGCCGAGCGTGCCGCGCTGGCACTGACCGAGGCCGTCACCCTCATCGGCAACGAGAAGGATCCGGTGCCGGACGAGGTCTGGGCCGAAGCCACGAAGCACTTCAAGGACCAGGAACTCGGCGCCATCCTGCTCTCGGTCGGCACGGTCAACCTGTGGAACCGTCTCCATGTCGCGATCCGGCAGCAGGCGGACCCCACCAGCTGA
- a CDS encoding sigma-70 family RNA polymerase sigma factor: MDEREWLGKRFEENRGHLRAVAYRMLGSTAEAEDAVQEAWLRLSRTDAGRVTNLGGWLTTVVGRVCLDMLRSRVSRRENPLGLVPGDEVMAGGAGGQEGDPEQQAVLADSVGLALLVVLETLDPAERLAFVLHDTFGVPFDEIAPLVERTPAAARQLASRARRRVRGAHPASDSDLTRRREVVDAFLTAARGGDFDALIAVLAPDVIARTDARGVDVTPLVRGAQAVASGAVVFGRIALSAQPVLVDGLPGVLAAQNEHDRRVMTFRIEQDLITEIEIITDPDRIRLLDLVVPHA; the protein is encoded by the coding sequence ATGGACGAACGTGAGTGGCTGGGGAAGCGGTTCGAGGAGAATCGCGGGCATCTGAGAGCGGTGGCCTACCGGATGCTGGGTTCGACGGCGGAGGCCGAGGACGCGGTTCAGGAGGCGTGGTTGCGGCTCAGCCGGACCGATGCGGGCCGGGTGACGAATCTGGGCGGGTGGCTGACCACGGTGGTGGGCCGGGTGTGCCTGGACATGTTGCGGTCGCGGGTGTCGCGTCGTGAGAACCCACTGGGTCTGGTGCCGGGTGACGAGGTGATGGCGGGTGGTGCCGGGGGGCAGGAGGGCGATCCGGAGCAGCAGGCGGTACTGGCTGATTCGGTGGGGCTGGCTCTGCTGGTGGTGCTGGAGACACTTGATCCCGCGGAACGGCTGGCGTTCGTGCTGCATGACACGTTCGGGGTGCCGTTCGACGAGATCGCTCCCCTCGTGGAGCGGACTCCTGCTGCGGCCCGGCAGCTCGCGAGCCGGGCCCGGCGCCGGGTCCGGGGCGCGCATCCGGCGTCGGACTCGGATCTCACCCGTCGGCGTGAGGTCGTCGACGCGTTCCTGACCGCGGCCCGCGGGGGCGACTTCGACGCCCTCATCGCCGTACTCGCCCCCGATGTCATCGCCCGCACGGACGCGCGCGGTGTCGATGTGACACCGCTCGTCCGTGGTGCGCAGGCGGTGGCGAGCGGGGCGGTGGTGTTCGGCCGGATCGCCCTGTCCGCGCAGCCCGTCCTGGTCGACGGCCTCCCCGGGGTGCTGGCGGCGCAGAACGAACACGACCGCCGTGTCATGACCTTCCGGATCGAACAGGACCTGATCACGGAGATCGAGATCATCACCGACCCCGACCGGATCCGGCTCCTCGACCTCGTCGTACCCCATGCCTGA
- a CDS encoding MFS transporter yields the protein MAAPATPTKRSGPAAGSSPGSILAFVCMGQFMVFTDVSVVNLALPSIQDSLGMSDVSLGYVITAYATVIGGFLLLGGRLADTFGRRRMLQIGFAVFALASLASGLADDATLLIASRAVQGFGASMITPAALSILTNTFPEGAERNKALGIWGSLAGIASIVGVILGGVLADGPGWEWIFWINVPIGVGAVLLAPRLLPESRAEQRGRFDTPGAVTLTSALLLLIFTLGEATHQGWGSFRTVGGLTGSAALLAAFVLIETRVKAPMMPPRVFLLKTMRVANISAVLVFGTFTALFFFASLFMQQVYGYTPLKAGFAYVPLACAVAAGAGVASGLTARFTARVLVMAGLVLAVTGLLLLWQAPVDGGYALNLLPAFLLLGLGCGMVFVTLQIAAFAGVGEEHAGVGAGLINTSQEAGGALGLAVISTIAYNGMTSEMAATGGSPELITEVQAAANQDAFLAAAAGGLIALLVVAVQMPRGTRQTAAPGGPAQDAPGPAVPAEK from the coding sequence ATGGCTGCCCCCGCCACCCCTACGAAACGGTCAGGACCGGCCGCGGGCTCCAGCCCCGGATCGATCCTGGCTTTCGTCTGCATGGGCCAGTTCATGGTCTTCACCGACGTGTCGGTCGTGAACCTCGCCCTGCCGTCCATCCAGGACAGCCTCGGCATGTCCGACGTGAGCCTCGGCTACGTCATCACGGCGTACGCGACCGTGATCGGCGGGTTCCTGCTGCTCGGCGGACGCCTCGCCGACACGTTCGGCCGCCGCCGGATGCTGCAGATCGGCTTCGCCGTCTTCGCCCTGGCGTCACTGGCGTCGGGCCTGGCCGACGACGCCACCCTGCTGATCGCCTCCCGAGCCGTACAGGGCTTCGGCGCGTCGATGATCACGCCGGCAGCCCTGTCGATCCTGACGAACACCTTCCCCGAGGGGGCGGAGCGCAACAAGGCGCTCGGCATCTGGGGCTCGCTGGCCGGAATCGCCTCGATCGTCGGCGTCATCCTGGGCGGCGTGCTCGCCGACGGGCCCGGCTGGGAGTGGATCTTCTGGATCAACGTACCCATCGGCGTGGGTGCGGTGCTGCTGGCTCCGCGCCTGCTGCCGGAGAGCCGTGCCGAGCAGCGGGGCCGCTTCGACACCCCAGGTGCCGTCACCCTCACCTCCGCCCTGCTGCTCCTGATCTTCACCCTGGGCGAGGCGACCCACCAGGGCTGGGGCTCCTTCCGTACGGTCGGCGGCCTGACCGGCTCCGCCGCCCTGCTCGCCGCTTTCGTCCTCATCGAGACCCGGGTGAAGGCGCCGATGATGCCACCGCGCGTCTTCCTCCTGAAGACGATGCGCGTGGCCAACATCTCCGCCGTGCTGGTCTTCGGCACCTTCACCGCGCTGTTCTTCTTCGCCAGCCTCTTCATGCAACAGGTCTACGGCTACACGCCGCTGAAGGCGGGCTTCGCCTACGTGCCGCTCGCCTGCGCCGTGGCTGCCGGGGCCGGCGTCGCCTCCGGCCTGACCGCCAGGTTCACCGCCCGCGTCCTGGTGATGGCCGGACTGGTGCTGGCGGTCACGGGTCTGCTGCTGCTGTGGCAGGCCCCCGTCGACGGCGGCTACGCACTGAACCTGCTGCCCGCGTTCCTCCTCCTCGGCCTGGGCTGCGGCATGGTCTTCGTGACACTGCAGATCGCCGCCTTCGCCGGTGTCGGCGAAGAGCACGCGGGCGTCGGCGCCGGTCTCATCAACACCAGCCAGGAGGCGGGTGGCGCACTCGGTCTCGCGGTCATCTCGACCATCGCCTACAACGGCATGACCTCCGAGATGGCTGCCACCGGCGGCAGCCCCGAGCTGATCACCGAGGTCCAGGCCGCAGCCAACCAGGACGCCTTCCTGGCAGCCGCGGCCGGCGGTCTGATCGCGCTCCTGGTGGTCGCGGTGCAGATGCCGCGCGGCACGCGGCAGACGGCCGCACCCGGCGGACCGGCTCAGGACGCCCCCGGCCCCGCCGTCCCGGCCGAGAAGTGA
- a CDS encoding helix-turn-helix domain-containing protein, whose product MTAQPADVDEGSGRAALGRALRYLRERSGKSLSELAAETRYEKSYLYRLEAGQRLSKLAVMEDLDRYYESGGLLVQLWKVARREVFKDTYKEFMRLEPTATVMHLLTLGIPGLLQTEDVARESLSGAQESQEDAESVEEQVVARVGRQQLLYRRPAPSVRIIIDEYALRRPVPDAKVWREQLTHLIDTAEVPSIVLQVLPFSVGSHHLMDGSLTLLWQEDGTAVAYTEGNGCAELIEDPAAVTRYRLSHGRLRDRALPPPESAGFIRGVLEEQT is encoded by the coding sequence ATGACCGCACAACCGGCCGACGTGGACGAGGGATCGGGGCGCGCGGCGTTGGGGCGGGCCCTGCGGTATCTCCGGGAGCGGTCGGGGAAGTCGTTGAGCGAGCTCGCCGCGGAGACGCGGTACGAAAAGAGTTACCTGTACCGGCTGGAAGCCGGCCAACGGCTGTCCAAGCTGGCGGTGATGGAGGACCTGGACCGGTACTACGAGTCCGGGGGCCTGCTGGTGCAGCTGTGGAAGGTGGCCCGCAGGGAGGTCTTCAAGGACACGTACAAGGAGTTCATGCGGCTGGAGCCGACGGCCACGGTCATGCACCTCCTCACCCTCGGCATTCCGGGCCTCTTGCAGACGGAGGATGTTGCCCGGGAATCGCTGTCCGGTGCCCAGGAATCGCAGGAGGACGCCGAGTCGGTGGAGGAACAGGTGGTCGCACGGGTGGGCCGCCAGCAGCTGCTGTACCGCAGGCCCGCCCCGTCGGTCCGCATCATCATCGACGAGTACGCCCTGCGCCGCCCCGTCCCGGACGCGAAGGTGTGGCGGGAGCAGTTGACGCATCTGATCGACACGGCGGAGGTGCCGTCGATCGTCCTCCAGGTGCTGCCGTTCTCGGTGGGCTCACATCACCTCATGGACGGCTCCCTCACCCTGCTCTGGCAGGAGGACGGCACGGCGGTTGCCTACACGGAAGGCAACGGCTGCGCCGAGCTGATCGAGGATCCGGCAGCGGTGACGCGCTACCGGCTGTCCCACGGTCGCCTCCGGGACCGTGCGCTGCCCCCGCCGGAGTCCGCCGGTTTCATCAGGGGCGTCCTTGAGGAGCAGACATGA
- a CDS encoding DUF397 domain-containing protein: MSRTSDLGPATWRKSSYSDGGANNCLEVADGFPGFVPVRDSKIADGPCLVIAAPAWAAFVAHAAHPTASSAG; the protein is encoded by the coding sequence ATGAGCCGTACTTCCGACCTCGGACCCGCGACCTGGCGCAAGTCCAGCTACAGCGACGGCGGGGCGAACAACTGCCTCGAAGTCGCCGACGGCTTCCCGGGTTTCGTCCCCGTCCGGGACAGCAAGATCGCCGACGGCCCCTGCCTCGTCATCGCCGCTCCCGCCTGGGCCGCCTTCGTCGCCCACGCGGCTCACCCCACGGCATCCAGCGCCGGGTAG
- a CDS encoding alkene reductase: MTNAATSPQKLFEPVALGPLTLPHRLVMAPLTRNRATPEGVPTPLMAAYYAQRASAALIIAEASTPNAVGQTYPNITAIHSPAHVAGWRRVTEAVRAEGGQMFLQIQHGGRAGHPDTSGLTPVAPSPIALPETIHTPAGRVPPVVPREMTAEDIRTTVADFASAARNAIEAGFEGVEVHSANGHLLHQFLGQGTNRRTDAYGGPVAHRIRFVVEVTEAVAAEIGPERVGLRISPWSTVNGMEEGDTEEIYPALLGALTGAGLAYLHVGYADPEDPVFQRIRKDWPGTLIANPVLPKDRIPDDGGIAHAERLLDAGADVIALGRPFLANPDLIRRLRTGAPVNQVRDAYMMYVGGETGYTDYPALDAVG, encoded by the coding sequence ATGACGAACGCAGCCACTTCCCCCCAGAAGCTGTTCGAGCCCGTCGCGCTCGGCCCCCTCACCCTTCCCCACCGCCTCGTGATGGCGCCGCTGACCCGGAACCGTGCCACGCCCGAGGGCGTACCGACCCCGCTCATGGCCGCCTACTACGCCCAGCGGGCCTCGGCCGCGCTGATCATCGCCGAGGCGTCCACGCCGAACGCCGTGGGGCAGACCTACCCGAACATCACGGCCATCCACAGCCCGGCCCACGTCGCCGGATGGCGCCGGGTGACCGAGGCCGTCCGCGCTGAGGGCGGGCAGATGTTCCTCCAGATCCAGCACGGCGGACGCGCCGGCCACCCCGACACCAGCGGACTGACGCCCGTCGCCCCCTCCCCGATCGCACTGCCCGAGACCATCCACACCCCGGCCGGGCGCGTGCCCCCGGTCGTCCCCCGCGAGATGACCGCCGAGGACATCAGGACCACCGTGGCGGACTTCGCCTCCGCCGCGCGCAACGCGATCGAGGCGGGCTTCGAAGGGGTCGAGGTGCACAGCGCCAACGGCCACCTGCTCCACCAGTTCCTGGGCCAGGGGACCAACCGGCGGACCGACGCCTACGGCGGGCCGGTCGCGCACCGCATCCGCTTCGTCGTGGAGGTCACCGAGGCCGTGGCGGCGGAGATCGGACCGGAGCGGGTGGGCCTGCGCATCTCGCCGTGGAGCACCGTCAACGGCATGGAGGAGGGCGACACCGAGGAGATCTATCCGGCGCTCCTCGGGGCGTTGACCGGGGCCGGCCTGGCCTACCTCCACGTGGGGTACGCCGACCCGGAGGACCCCGTCTTCCAGCGCATCCGTAAGGACTGGCCCGGGACTCTGATCGCCAACCCCGTCCTGCCGAAGGACCGCATCCCGGACGACGGCGGCATCGCCCACGCCGAGCGGCTGCTGGACGCCGGAGCCGACGTGATCGCGCTCGGCCGCCCCTTCCTCGCCAACCCCGACCTGATCCGCCGCCTGCGCACGGGCGCTCCGGTGAACCAGGTCCGGGACGCGTACATGATGTACGTGGGCGGGGAGACGGGCTACACGGACTACCCGGCGCTGGATGCCGTGGGGTGA
- a CDS encoding MerR family transcriptional regulator — translation MRIGELARRTAVSERSLRYYEAQGLLAADRTPGGHRDYPEGAVDRVIRVQEFYAAGLHSSKIAELLPCVRDADGGPSAIATPRLVSDLSGERDRIDRKIEELRRSREVLDEVIATAAGETPSGS, via the coding sequence ATGCGGATCGGTGAACTGGCCCGGCGTACGGCCGTGAGTGAGCGGTCCCTGCGCTACTACGAGGCCCAGGGGCTGTTGGCGGCCGACCGTACCCCCGGCGGCCACCGCGACTACCCCGAGGGCGCGGTCGACCGGGTGATCCGTGTCCAGGAGTTCTACGCGGCCGGGCTGCACAGCTCGAAGATCGCCGAGCTGCTGCCCTGCGTACGGGACGCGGACGGCGGCCCCTCCGCGATCGCCACCCCGCGCCTGGTCAGCGACCTCTCGGGGGAGCGTGACCGCATCGACCGGAAGATCGAGGAGCTGCGCCGCTCCCGGGAGGTGCTGGACGAGGTGATCGCCACGGCGGCGGGCGAGACCCCGAGCGGGAGCTGA
- a CDS encoding TetR/AcrR family transcriptional regulator has protein sequence MARPRLFDEERALDAALRLFWLQGYEATSTQDLCEVTGLGRSSIYNTFSSKHTLFVRSLTRYLDSMTAGQHALLADTELPVPARLRALFTSVIDTEESNRRDGRGIGCLGVNTSTELSGRDPEVAELLRRDLELRIASLGDSITAGQHAGEISRRRRPDDLARFLNAVMAGMRVSAQNGADRTTLEAIAAGAMDSLTP, from the coding sequence ATGGCCCGACCGAGGTTGTTCGACGAGGAGCGCGCGCTCGACGCCGCCCTGCGGCTCTTCTGGCTGCAGGGCTACGAGGCCACTTCCACGCAGGACCTGTGCGAGGTGACCGGCCTCGGCCGCAGCAGCATCTACAACACCTTCTCGAGCAAGCACACCCTCTTCGTCCGGTCGCTGACGCGATACCTCGACTCCATGACCGCCGGTCAGCACGCCCTCCTCGCGGACACGGAACTCCCGGTCCCCGCGCGCCTGCGGGCCCTGTTCACCTCCGTCATCGACACCGAGGAGTCCAACCGCCGGGACGGGCGCGGCATCGGATGCCTCGGCGTCAACACCAGCACCGAACTCTCGGGGCGCGACCCCGAGGTGGCCGAGCTCCTCCGTCGCGATCTGGAACTCCGGATCGCCTCCCTCGGTGACTCCATCACAGCGGGGCAGCACGCCGGGGAGATCTCCCGCAGGCGCCGCCCCGACGACCTCGCGCGCTTCCTGAACGCCGTCATGGCGGGCATGCGCGTCTCCGCCCAGAACGGCGCCGACCGCACCACGCTGGAAGCCATCGCCGCCGGCGCCATGGACTCACTCACCCCCTGA
- a CDS encoding MFS transporter, translated as MPRAVYVLALGIFAMVTSEFVVAGLMPQMAEGLDATIPEIGYLITVFAVAMAVGGPLLTVALIWLRPRPALLLLFAVFLAGNLMAATATGYGVMVAARVITGVASQAFFGLAVSVSSSLTREEIRGRAISVVMNGLMLGTLLGLPMATFVGGRAGWRAAFWAIAALTLVAAAVTLALVPRLDRPGTGSGIFRDEVRVFRAPRLWLALLTSTLITGATFSAFSYFNPILTEVSGFDEATVPALLIAYGAATVVGNNVVGRLADRRTVGVQVAGLALNALFLAGFALLADVGAAAVTLMVGIGLVGVTMNPAMATRVQRTGNAGPLVNTVHSSFITLGIIIGSSAGGALVGHFGLRAPLWLGAALAVLGLVSLLPRAARRGVPVVALADGPGREPAEERGHRMSGTASSMVPPVVGDDIHGRGRTTG; from the coding sequence GTGCCGCGTGCCGTATACGTGCTGGCCCTGGGCATCTTCGCCATGGTGACCAGCGAGTTCGTCGTCGCCGGGCTGATGCCGCAGATGGCCGAAGGGCTCGATGCGACCATCCCGGAGATCGGCTACCTGATCACCGTCTTCGCCGTCGCCATGGCGGTCGGCGGCCCCTTACTGACCGTCGCCCTGATATGGCTGCGTCCCAGGCCCGCGCTCCTCCTGCTCTTCGCGGTCTTCCTGGCGGGCAACCTCATGGCCGCGACGGCGACCGGCTACGGCGTCATGGTGGCAGCCCGTGTCATCACCGGCGTCGCCTCCCAGGCGTTCTTCGGCCTCGCCGTCTCCGTGAGTTCCTCGCTGACCCGCGAGGAGATCCGCGGCCGGGCCATCTCCGTGGTCATGAACGGCCTCATGCTCGGGACGCTGCTCGGCCTGCCGATGGCCACCTTCGTCGGCGGCAGGGCAGGGTGGCGCGCGGCGTTCTGGGCCATCGCCGCGCTCACTCTGGTCGCCGCCGCGGTCACCCTGGCGCTGGTCCCCCGGCTGGACCGCCCCGGTACCGGCTCCGGCATCTTCCGCGACGAGGTGCGGGTCTTCCGGGCGCCCAGGCTGTGGCTGGCTCTCCTGACGAGCACACTCATCACCGGCGCGACGTTCTCCGCCTTCAGCTACTTCAACCCGATCCTCACCGAGGTCAGCGGGTTCGACGAGGCCACCGTGCCCGCTCTGCTCATCGCCTACGGCGCCGCAACGGTGGTCGGGAACAACGTCGTCGGCCGCCTCGCCGACCGCCGGACGGTCGGCGTCCAGGTCGCCGGGCTCGCTCTCAACGCCCTGTTCCTGGCCGGCTTCGCCCTCCTGGCCGATGTCGGCGCCGCCGCCGTGACCCTCATGGTCGGCATCGGCCTCGTCGGCGTCACGATGAACCCCGCCATGGCCACCCGCGTCCAGCGAACCGGCAACGCCGGGCCGCTCGTGAACACGGTGCACTCCTCCTTCATCACCCTCGGCATCATCATCGGCTCCTCGGCAGGAGGCGCCCTCGTCGGCCACTTCGGCCTGCGCGCGCCCCTGTGGCTCGGCGCCGCCCTTGCCGTCCTGGGGCTCGTCTCACTCCTGCCACGAGCCGCTCGGCGTGGCGTTCCCGTGGTCGCCCTCGCCGACGGTCCGGGCCGCGAGCCCGCCGAAGAAAGGGGACACAGGATGTCGGGTACGGCGTCGAGCATGGTTCCACCGGTCGTCGGCGATGACATTCATGGGAGGGGTCGAACAACCGGGTAG
- a CDS encoding bifunctional FO biosynthesis protein CofGH, with product MTDPQRPTTNAMRRALRRARDGVALDVAEAAVLLQARGDDLTDLTASAARVRDAGLDAVGRPGVITYSRKVFIPLTRLCRDTCHYCTFVTVPGKLRKAGHGMFMSPDEILDVARKGAEMGCKEALFTLGDRPEDRWPEAREWLEAEGYDDTLAYVRAMAIRVLEETGLLPHLNPGVMTWTDLQRLKPVAPSMGMMLETTATRLWSEKGGPHYGSPDKEPAVRLRVLEDAGRSNVPFTTGILIGIGESYEERADSLFELRRISRAYHGVQEVIVQNFRAKPDTAMRGMPDAELEELAAAIAVARHILGPSARIQAPPNLVDAEYALLIGAGIDDWGGVSPLTPDHVNPERPWPHIDELAARTAESGFELRERLTIYPEFIQRGEPWLDPRLLPHVRALADPGTGMAKEGAIPAGLPWQEPDEGFTASGRTDLHRTIDTDGRTGDRRDDFDEVYGDWEALREAAAPGMVPSRIDADVRQALSQAADDPTKLTDDQALALLHADGPALDELCRIADTLRRDVVGDDVTYIVTRNINFTNVCYTGCRFCAFAQRRTDADAYTLSLDQVADRAAQAWDVGAVEVCMQGGIHPDLPGTAYFDIARAVKERVPGMHVHAFSPMEVVNGASRTGMSIRDWLTSAKEAGLDSIPGTAAEILDDEVRWILTKGKLPTADWLEVIRTAHETGLRSSSTMMYGHVDQPRHWLGHFRTLSRLQQETGGFTEFVTLPFIHTNAPVYLAGIARPGPTDRDNRAVTAMARLLLHPHITNIQTSWVKLGAEGAAEMLRSGANDLGGTLMEETISRMAGSSYGSYRSIQDLVAIADLAGRPAKPRTTLYGEVPEERVTAAAASDGHLPELLPVLPQ from the coding sequence ATGACCGATCCTCAGCGCCCCACGACCAACGCCATGCGGCGCGCCCTCCGGCGGGCCCGCGACGGTGTCGCACTCGACGTGGCCGAGGCCGCCGTCCTGCTCCAGGCGCGGGGGGACGACCTGACCGACCTCACGGCGTCGGCCGCCCGGGTGCGGGACGCGGGGCTCGATGCCGTGGGCCGGCCTGGAGTGATCACGTACTCCCGCAAGGTCTTCATCCCGCTGACCCGGCTCTGCCGTGACACCTGCCACTACTGCACCTTCGTCACCGTGCCGGGGAAGCTCCGCAAGGCGGGGCACGGGATGTTCATGTCGCCGGACGAGATCCTCGACGTCGCCCGCAAGGGCGCCGAAATGGGCTGCAAGGAGGCCCTGTTCACGCTCGGCGACCGGCCCGAGGACCGGTGGCCCGAGGCGCGGGAGTGGCTGGAGGCGGAGGGCTACGACGACACCCTCGCGTACGTGCGCGCCATGGCGATCCGCGTCCTGGAGGAGACGGGGCTGCTGCCGCACCTGAACCCGGGTGTGATGACGTGGACGGACCTGCAGCGGCTGAAGCCCGTCGCCCCGTCGATGGGCATGATGCTGGAGACGACGGCCACCCGGCTCTGGTCGGAGAAGGGCGGACCGCACTACGGCTCCCCGGACAAGGAGCCGGCGGTCCGGCTGCGGGTGCTGGAGGACGCGGGCCGGTCCAACGTGCCGTTCACCACCGGCATCCTGATCGGGATCGGCGAGTCGTACGAGGAGCGGGCCGACTCCCTCTTCGAGCTCCGCAGGATCTCCCGCGCCTACCACGGCGTCCAGGAGGTCATCGTCCAGAACTTCCGCGCCAAGCCCGACACCGCGATGCGCGGGATGCCGGACGCCGAGCTGGAGGAGCTGGCCGCCGCGATCGCCGTCGCCCGTCACATCCTCGGCCCCTCCGCCCGCATCCAGGCGCCGCCCAACCTCGTCGACGCCGAGTACGCCCTGCTGATCGGCGCGGGCATCGACGACTGGGGCGGCGTCTCGCCCCTCACCCCGGACCATGTGAATCCCGAGCGCCCCTGGCCGCACATCGACGAACTCGCGGCCCGCACGGCCGAGTCCGGCTTCGAGCTGCGTGAACGCCTCACCATCTACCCGGAGTTCATCCAGCGCGGCGAGCCCTGGCTCGACCCGCGCCTCCTCCCGCACGTGCGGGCCCTCGCCGACCCCGGGACGGGCATGGCGAAGGAGGGCGCGATCCCGGCCGGGCTGCCCTGGCAGGAGCCCGACGAGGGGTTCACCGCCTCCGGCCGCACCGACCTGCACCGCACGATCGACACGGACGGCCGCACCGGCGACCGGCGCGACGACTTCGACGAGGTCTACGGCGACTGGGAGGCCCTGCGCGAGGCCGCCGCCCCCGGCATGGTCCCCTCCAGGATCGACGCCGACGTGCGGCAGGCCCTGAGCCAGGCCGCCGACGACCCCACGAAGCTCACCGACGACCAGGCCCTCGCCCTGCTCCACGCCGACGGGCCGGCGCTCGACGAGCTGTGCCGGATCGCGGACACCCTGCGCCGCGACGTGGTCGGTGACGACGTCACCTACATCGTCACGAGGAACATCAACTTCACCAACGTCTGCTACACCGGCTGCCGCTTCTGCGCCTTCGCGCAACGACGTACGGACGCCGACGCCTACACCCTCTCCCTGGACCAGGTCGCCGACCGCGCGGCGCAGGCCTGGGACGTCGGCGCGGTCGAGGTCTGCATGCAGGGCGGCATCCACCCGGATCTGCCCGGCACCGCCTACTTCGACATCGCGCGGGCCGTGAAGGAACGCGTCCCCGGCATGCACGTCCACGCCTTCTCACCGATGGAGGTCGTCAACGGAGCGAGCCGCACGGGGATGTCCATCCGCGACTGGCTGACCTCGGCCAAGGAGGCCGGTCTCGACTCGATCCCGGGCACGGCGGCGGAGATCCTCGACGACGAGGTCCGCTGGATCCTCACCAAGGGCAAGCTGCCGACGGCCGACTGGCTGGAGGTCATCAGGACGGCCCACGAGACGGGCCTGCGGTCCTCGTCCACGATGATGTACGGCCATGTCGACCAGCCCCGTCACTGGCTCGGCCACTTCAGGACGCTGTCCCGGCTCCAGCAGGAGACCGGTGGCTTCACGGAGTTCGTCACCCTCCCCTTCATCCACACCAACGCCCCGGTCTACCTGGCGGGCATCGCCCGCCCCGGCCCGACCGACCGCGACAACCGGGCCGTCACCGCGATGGCCCGCCTGCTGCTCCACCCGCACATCACCAACATCCAGACCAGCTGGGTCAAGCTCGGTGCGGAGGGTGCGGCCGAGATGCTCCGCTCGGGCGCCAACGACCTCGGCGGGACCCTGATGGAGGAGACCATCTCCCGCATGGCCGGGTCGAGTTACGGCTCGTACCGCTCCATCCAGGACCTCGTCGCCATCGCCGACCTCGCGGGCCGCCCCGCGAAGCCCCGTACGACGCTCTACGGCGAGGTGCCCGAGGAGCGCGTCACGGCAGCGGCGGCGTCGGACGGCCACCTGCCGGAGCTGCTGCCGGTGCTGCCGCAGTAG
- a CDS encoding HAD family hydrolase: METIVFDIGETLVRDDRHWASWADWLGVPPHTVSALVGAAVAQGRDSADALRILRPGMDVAEASQARAAAGRREHLDETDLYPDVRPALAELRALGLRVVVAGDRTARAGELLRALDLPADLVVTSEEWGVSKPDREFFARVLEVSGAAPEATLYVGDHPADDLFPAKSSGLRTAHIRRGPYGHWWADHPDVMETADWRVSSLTELPALLGGTPAGRRKPYAVLREAPAPHHLFVLPEQSVPPGPGEPVLPEQPAPHASPAPPGRSGAAGPESAENSGRA; this comes from the coding sequence ATGGAAACGATCGTCTTCGACATCGGAGAAACCCTCGTCCGCGACGACCGCCACTGGGCCTCGTGGGCCGACTGGCTCGGGGTCCCGCCGCACACGGTCAGCGCCCTGGTCGGCGCGGCGGTCGCCCAGGGCCGTGACAGTGCCGACGCGCTGCGCATCCTGCGCCCCGGCATGGACGTCGCGGAGGCGTCCCAGGCCCGGGCGGCGGCGGGCCGCAGGGAGCACCTGGACGAGACCGACCTCTACCCCGACGTCCGCCCCGCCCTGGCCGAACTGCGCGCGCTCGGCCTGCGGGTCGTCGTCGCGGGCGACCGGACGGCCCGGGCCGGGGAGCTGCTGCGCGCTCTGGACCTGCCGGCGGACCTGGTCGTCACCTCGGAGGAGTGGGGCGTCTCCAAGCCGGACCGGGAGTTCTTCGCCCGCGTGCTGGAGGTGTCGGGCGCCGCACCGGAGGCCACTCTCTACGTGGGCGACCACCCGGCCGACGACCTGTTCCCCGCGAAGTCCTCGGGCCTGCGTACGGCCCACATCCGCCGGGGCCCGTACGGGCATTGGTGGGCGGACCACCCGGACGTCATGGAGACGGCGGACTGGCGCGTCAGCAGCCTGACCGAACTCCCGGCGCTGCTGGGCGGAACCCCCGCCGGGCGGCGGAAGCCGTACGCGGTCCTGCGCGAGGCACCCGCCCCGCACCACTTGTTCGTGCTCCCCGAGCAGTCCGTGCCCCCCGGCCCCGGAGAGCCCGTGCTCCCCGAGCAGCCCGCGCCGCACGCCTCACCCGCGCCGCCCGGTCGGTCGGGCGCGGCCGGGCCCGAGTCGGCGGAGAATTCCGGCCGGGCGTGA